In Streptacidiphilus sp. P02-A3a, the DNA window CAGAGCAGGGCCACGCAGGCGTTCTTACTGGTACGCACCTCGATACTGCCGGAGAGGGTGCGTCCGCCGACCACGCGGAGGTTCATCGGGCCGGCGACTCCCAGCGACACGATCTCGCTGTCGAGCGCTTCGCCGATGCGGGCGACCAGGTCCAAGCCGATGTTCTGGCCGCCCGACTCGATACGGGCCACAGCACTCTGGGTGGTGCCGAGGGCGACGGCAAGCTGGGTCTGGGTCCACCCCTTGTGGGTACGGGCGCTACGAACGAGTTTGCCGATGCGGGAAAGGTAGTCTTCGGTCACTGCGTGAACATATCTCACTTGTGAGATATGGCGCATCTTGGCTGGCTGAGCGGGTGTTCGGCCAGCCAAGTGCGTCATCCCACCGGCGATGGGTCCTTCACGCCTTGGAGAGCCGTGCCGATGAACTCCTCCAGTGGCAGCCCGGCGGACTCCGGGCCCAGCGCGCTGATGAAGGCGGCCAGGCGGGCGATCATGGCCTGGACCTGCTGTTCGGCCACGTAGCCGTCGTTGTAGATCGCCTGGACGGTTGGCCTCTCCCCGCCGGCAACCATCAGTCTGAGGGTCTGCTCCCGGTAACCGCGCCAACGGTTCGACAGGAAGTGGGAGTCCACGAACTCGGCCGTCACTCCGTCGCTCAGCCCCTGGACCGCGCCGCGGCGCGGCGCCCCGAAGACCGGGTCAATCTGGTTGTACAGCAGACTGATCCCGGAAACGGCGTCGTGTTCCCGCAGGAGACCCGCGAATAGCCGGGACGAGTAGGGCGCCCGCGACCGTCGCACCGCGTCGAACGAGGCGGCGGTGACCTTGCGCAGCAGTCCGGCCACGTCACAGTCGCGCAGACCCTCGACCAGGAGCGGCACCCGCCGATGGAACACGCCGACTAGCGGTCGGACCGAGAACGTGTCCCGCCCGGAATAGATGAACGACAGTCCGACCGAGTCCCCCTCCCCGAGCGACCAGGCCGCGAGCACCAGGCAGGCCAGCGGCACAGCGTTGGCCGAGACGCCGAGGGCGTCGGCGAGCTGCCGCGACCGCGCCAGGTGATCGGGGTCGATCGGAGCGGTCAGGTCGCCCCGCCCGAGTCCGGGTTGCGACGGCACGGTAGCGGGCAACCCGTTGTCGGCCACGGCGAACCGGCTCGCGATTGTGCTCCAGTGACGCCCCAGGGCCCGGCTACGCGACTCCGAAACCCGCTGCTGGTCCTGGACGTGGTCCGTGTAGCTGCGGGCGAGGTGGGGGAGCACCGGCCGCTGGCCTCGACCCAGCGCTCGGTAGCTGCGCCAGAGCTCCCAGTTGAAGAGGTAGGAGCCCCAGCCGTCAGTGGCCAGGTGGTCCAGCAGTCCGACCACCAGCGAACCCTGGCCATCCAGCGGCAGCACGTGCAACTCGAGCGGACCCTCGCCTTCTAGGTCGAGCTCGCCGGCGATCA includes these proteins:
- a CDS encoding condensation domain-containing protein, which produces MTTATVLPLSSEQYDYLSLGRRGYGAIPVCVRLDGPLDVDLLATAAAHVAGRHQPLRMRLRPLGDGFGQVFRDPGDPVPIRMHDVVCGASALPDALDGLIAGELDLEGEGPLELHVLPLDGQGSLVVGLLDHLATDGWGSYLFNWELWRSYRALGRGQRPVLPHLARSYTDHVQDQQRVSESRSRALGRHWSTIASRFAVADNGLPATVPSQPGLGRGDLTAPIDPDHLARSRQLADALGVSANAVPLACLVLAAWSLGEGDSVGLSFIYSGRDTFSVRPLVGVFHRRVPLLVEGLRDCDVAGLLRKVTAASFDAVRRSRAPYSSRLFAGLLREHDAVSGISLLYNQIDPVFGAPRRGAVQGLSDGVTAEFVDSHFLSNRWRGYREQTLRLMVAGGERPTVQAIYNDGYVAEQQVQAMIARLAAFISALGPESAGLPLEEFIGTALQGVKDPSPVG